One window of Candidatus Binatia bacterium genomic DNA carries:
- a CDS encoding alpha-amylase family glycosyl hydrolase, translating to MAEWWRTGVFYEIYVRSFQDSNGDGVGDLEGILQHLDYLNDGTPSSLGVDALWLTPIYPSPMRDFGYDVANYCEVHPLFGDLRTFDRLVEEAHRRNIRIILDFVPNHTSSEHPWFLESRRSRTNPKRSWYVWRDPKPDGSPPNNWVSSFGGPAWTLEPATGQYYLHSFLPEQPDLNWRNPEVVSAMEDVLRFWLDRGVDGFRIDVIHKLVKDAALRDNPKPPPEEEHPVYHFGGQVHLYDEDQPEVHDIIRRWRQLLDRYGSRMMVGEVYLFDAQRIARYYGSGQDELHLAFNFRFLWSPWDAGSFRHEVETMEALLPRGAQPTYVLSSHDAPRHRTRFDHPEYGDARARVAALMLLTLRGTPFIYYGEEIGMRDVPIPPERICDPVGQRFPGLGRDPERTPMQWSGAAYAGFSSVEPWLPVASDFADCNVEKQRHDPASLLSFYRKLIWKRKQSPALQRGSYSTLDAPEHVFAYERAHAEQTLVVVLNFGTQPTALTLPHAGTLWLSTSPQRRDAGPKQQWELDANEGIVVELKRGGSTASR from the coding sequence ATGGCAGAGTGGTGGCGCACTGGCGTCTTCTACGAAATTTACGTCCGCAGTTTCCAAGACTCCAACGGCGACGGCGTCGGTGACCTCGAAGGCATCCTCCAGCACCTCGACTACCTCAACGATGGGACGCCAAGTTCGCTCGGGGTCGACGCCCTGTGGCTTACGCCCATTTATCCATCGCCAATGCGCGATTTCGGCTACGACGTTGCCAACTACTGCGAGGTGCATCCGCTGTTCGGAGACCTCCGGACGTTCGATCGACTCGTCGAGGAGGCCCATCGCCGCAACATCCGCATCATCCTCGACTTCGTACCGAACCATACGTCATCCGAGCATCCCTGGTTTCTCGAATCGCGCCGCAGCCGCACGAACCCAAAGCGTTCGTGGTACGTTTGGCGCGACCCCAAGCCTGACGGTAGCCCACCGAACAATTGGGTGAGCTCCTTCGGGGGGCCGGCGTGGACCCTCGAGCCAGCCACCGGGCAATACTACTTGCATTCGTTTCTTCCTGAGCAGCCCGACCTCAATTGGCGTAACCCGGAAGTCGTCAGCGCCATGGAGGATGTGTTGCGTTTTTGGCTCGACCGCGGCGTGGATGGTTTTCGTATCGACGTGATTCACAAGCTCGTCAAGGATGCAGCGCTGCGCGACAACCCCAAGCCTCCACCGGAAGAAGAGCACCCAGTTTACCACTTCGGCGGTCAGGTGCACCTGTACGACGAAGATCAGCCGGAAGTGCACGACATCATTCGCCGCTGGCGACAGTTGCTCGACCGCTACGGCAGCCGGATGATGGTCGGTGAGGTGTATTTGTTCGATGCGCAACGCATCGCCCGCTACTACGGCAGCGGCCAGGACGAACTCCACCTTGCGTTTAACTTCCGCTTTTTGTGGAGCCCTTGGGACGCTGGGAGTTTTCGCCACGAAGTGGAAACCATGGAAGCGCTGCTGCCCCGCGGCGCGCAGCCGACCTACGTGCTCTCGAGCCACGACGCCCCCCGGCATCGTACCCGCTTCGACCATCCTGAGTACGGCGATGCACGTGCCCGCGTTGCCGCTCTCATGCTGCTCACATTGCGCGGGACGCCGTTTATTTATTACGGCGAGGAAATCGGCATGCGCGACGTGCCGATTCCGCCGGAGCGCATCTGCGACCCGGTGGGCCAGCGGTTTCCCGGTCTCGGCCGCGATCCCGAACGCACACCCATGCAGTGGAGCGGTGCCGCCTACGCTGGCTTTTCGAGCGTCGAACCGTGGCTCCCCGTGGCCTCGGACTTCGCCGACTGCAATGTCGAGAAGCAACGCCATGACCCTGCTTCGCTGTTGAGTTTTTACCGCAAACTCATTTGGAAACGAAAGCAAAGCCCGGCCCTGCAGCGAGGTAGCTACTCCACGCTGGATGCGCCGGAACATGTCTTTGCCTACGAACGGGCCCATGCGGAGCAAACCCTCGTGGTGGTCTTGAATTTCGGAACTCAGCCGACAGCGCTGACTTTGCCGCACGCGGGCACGCTGTGGCTCTCTACCTCTCCCCAACGACGGGACGCAGGCCCTAAGCAACAGTGGGAGCTCGATGCCAACGAGGGAATTGTGGTGGAACTCAAACGAGGTGGGTCGACCGCCAGCCGTTGA
- the trpE gene encoding anthranilate synthase component I → MFEPDYAQFCDLAAQGNFVAVTREILADLETPVSAFLKLDDGSDAFLFESVEGAEKWGRFSFLGIRPAQVLSAKDQRAVLTRVGEPPTVFEGRNPLEHARRVLREFHVVSARPLPRFDGGWVGYLGYDLVRHFERLPKPPRDDLGVPDLYLMLVDTFLVFDNLRHTITAVTYVPTQKDSLRESYAQACARLEDIIARLRRPLHARREFGPPRTSPGERGNVTQEQYEAMVRRAKEYIAAGDIIQVVLAQRFEGELRADPFEVYRCLRKVNPAPYMFFLRAGEVTLVGSSPEVMVRLEGREVTVRPIAGTRPRGTDEVSDRELEAELRQDAKEIAEHIMLVDLGRNDVGRVAEVGSVEVTECMAVERYSHVMHLVSNVRGTLRAGLDAFDAFAAAFPAGTLTGAPKIRAMEIIDELEPTRRGVYGGAVGYFGFSGNMDTCITIRTILIKGHHYYVQAGAGVVADSVPEKEHQECVNKARAALHAIRLAESLQAD, encoded by the coding sequence ATGTTTGAGCCGGACTATGCGCAATTTTGCGACTTGGCGGCGCAAGGGAACTTCGTAGCCGTCACCCGCGAAATCCTTGCGGACTTGGAGACGCCCGTTTCTGCGTTTCTCAAGCTCGACGATGGCAGCGACGCCTTTTTGTTCGAGAGCGTAGAGGGTGCAGAGAAATGGGGGCGGTTTAGTTTTCTCGGGATTCGTCCAGCGCAGGTGTTGAGCGCGAAGGATCAGCGGGCAGTCCTGACCCGGGTTGGAGAGCCGCCCACCGTGTTCGAAGGGCGCAACCCCTTGGAGCACGCCCGCAGGGTACTCCGAGAGTTCCACGTCGTCTCCGCACGGCCTTTGCCGCGCTTCGATGGCGGATGGGTCGGCTACCTCGGTTACGACCTCGTGCGGCACTTCGAACGGTTGCCGAAACCTCCGCGCGACGATTTGGGGGTGCCGGATCTCTACTTGATGCTGGTCGACACGTTCTTGGTGTTCGACAACCTCCGCCACACGATCACCGCCGTGACGTATGTGCCCACGCAAAAGGATTCGCTACGGGAGAGTTACGCGCAGGCATGTGCAAGACTGGAGGACATCATCGCGCGCCTGCGGCGCCCGCTGCACGCTCGGCGAGAGTTCGGTCCCCCGAGAACGAGTCCCGGGGAGCGCGGGAACGTGACGCAGGAGCAGTACGAGGCCATGGTGCGGCGTGCCAAGGAGTACATCGCTGCCGGTGACATCATTCAGGTTGTCTTGGCGCAGCGGTTCGAAGGTGAGCTCCGGGCCGACCCTTTCGAGGTTTATCGCTGCTTGCGCAAGGTTAACCCAGCTCCGTACATGTTTTTCCTGCGCGCGGGGGAGGTGACCCTGGTAGGCTCCTCGCCGGAGGTGATGGTGCGCTTGGAGGGCCGAGAGGTGACGGTGCGCCCGATTGCGGGCACGCGCCCGCGTGGCACCGATGAGGTGTCGGACCGTGAGCTGGAAGCTGAGTTGCGTCAAGATGCCAAAGAGATTGCCGAACACATCATGCTGGTGGATCTGGGGCGCAACGACGTGGGACGCGTAGCGGAAGTAGGCTCCGTGGAGGTGACGGAGTGCATGGCGGTGGAGCGTTACTCCCACGTTATGCACCTTGTTTCCAACGTGCGTGGCACCTTGCGAGCCGGATTGGACGCCTTTGACGCGTTTGCCGCAGCGTTTCCCGCGGGCACGCTCACCGGTGCGCCGAAGATCCGAGCCATGGAGATCATCGACGAACTCGAGCCCACGCGCCGCGGAGTGTATGGAGGCGCAGTCGGCTACTTCGGCTTTTCCGGCAATATGGACACCTGCATTACCATCCGGACCATTTTGATCAAAGGGCACCATTACTACGTGCAGGCTGGAGCGGGGGTGGTCGCCGATTCCGTGCCGGAAAAGGAGCATCAAGAGTGTGTGAACAAAGCACGGGCTGCGCTGCATGCGATTCGCCTGGCAGAGAGCCTGCAGGCCGACTAA
- a CDS encoding SPOR domain-containing protein yields MKMRGARQSGLTYFQVLVLIVLFAGASVVIFFFGLWVGRDAAERRLLQEERIVRAPIVFATPSPAHVEERPEEAVDRAFYERLRQKAAERLAQSNPSPLAVETAPTVAPPTQGRIAPTVAAPLWLPTPTPLWPRVTPRPTNTPRPRPTPTAPPRLRDEGRETWADAGWTVQVTATTDATEARALVQRLRSRGYDAYLVQVPSREGATWYRVRVGRFSSREEAQQWERRLKNEAGLSGAFVTPR; encoded by the coding sequence ATGAAAATGCGGGGCGCACGGCAATCGGGCCTGACGTACTTCCAGGTATTGGTTCTGATTGTACTGTTTGCCGGGGCGTCGGTGGTGATCTTTTTTTTCGGCTTGTGGGTGGGGCGGGATGCGGCCGAACGCAGGCTCTTGCAAGAAGAGCGGATTGTCCGGGCACCGATTGTTTTTGCGACCCCTTCCCCAGCGCACGTCGAGGAGCGCCCGGAGGAGGCGGTGGACCGGGCGTTTTACGAGCGCCTCCGGCAGAAAGCTGCAGAGCGGTTGGCGCAGTCGAATCCCTCTCCTCTCGCAGTGGAAACAGCACCCACGGTGGCACCTCCGACCCAAGGACGTATTGCGCCGACCGTGGCTGCGCCTCTCTGGCTTCCGACCCCCACGCCGCTGTGGCCGCGAGTGACTCCTCGGCCCACGAACACGCCGCGACCCCGCCCAACTCCGACTGCTCCACCGCGCCTGCGGGACGAGGGGCGGGAGACGTGGGCGGATGCAGGGTGGACGGTGCAAGTCACCGCTACGACGGACGCCACCGAAGCTCGGGCCTTGGTTCAGCGGCTTCGTTCTCGTGGGTACGATGCATATCTGGTGCAGGTCCCGAGCCGTGAGGGTGCGACTTGGTATCGTGTCCGCGTGGGGCGGTTCTCTTCGCGTGAAGAAGCGCAGCAGTGGGAGAGGCGTTTGAAGAATGAAGCGGGACTGAGCGGCGCCTTCGTCACGCCCCGCTAA
- a CDS encoding ketoacyl-ACP synthase III, whose protein sequence is MRRSHILGVGRCVPERVVTNQDLTRLMDTSDEWIQQRTGIRERRFSDGCVGASDMGVVAAREALERAGIGAEQVQCVVFATLSPDVDMPGSAFLLQDKLGIPGVPAFDVRNQCSGFLYALAVADQFVKTETLDYVLVVGAEVHSTGVDLSTRGRDVAVIFGDGAGAVVVGPAPDGERGVLSTHLHAEGKYAEKLWVEAPGSRLRPRLTEEMITGPDAKVFPRMEGRYVFRHAVTRMCEVIREALDANGVAPTDLDLLVPHQANLRINQMVAMELGLREEQVVNNIDRYGNTTAASIPLALYDALADERLQPGMLVCFAAFGAGFTWGSALVRW, encoded by the coding sequence ATGCGGAGATCGCATATCCTGGGCGTCGGGCGCTGTGTCCCGGAGCGTGTGGTGACCAACCAGGACTTGACCCGACTCATGGACACGTCGGATGAGTGGATTCAGCAGCGAACCGGAATTCGCGAGCGTCGTTTTAGCGATGGCTGTGTGGGTGCATCGGATATGGGTGTCGTTGCGGCGCGCGAGGCACTGGAGCGTGCGGGCATTGGGGCCGAACAAGTGCAATGTGTGGTGTTTGCCACCCTGAGCCCAGACGTGGACATGCCGGGCAGCGCGTTCCTGTTGCAAGACAAGCTGGGCATTCCAGGGGTCCCTGCGTTCGATGTGCGCAATCAGTGTAGCGGCTTCCTCTACGCGCTCGCGGTTGCGGACCAGTTCGTGAAAACAGAAACACTCGATTACGTTCTCGTGGTTGGGGCTGAAGTGCACTCGACGGGCGTTGATCTCAGTACGCGCGGCCGGGACGTGGCGGTGATTTTTGGCGACGGGGCCGGAGCCGTCGTCGTGGGGCCTGCGCCCGATGGCGAGCGCGGTGTGTTGTCCACGCACCTCCACGCAGAAGGCAAGTACGCGGAAAAACTGTGGGTGGAAGCTCCGGGAAGCCGACTGCGCCCACGTTTGACGGAGGAAATGATCACCGGGCCCGATGCCAAAGTCTTCCCCCGCATGGAGGGGCGCTATGTGTTTCGACACGCGGTCACGCGAATGTGCGAAGTAATTCGCGAGGCGCTCGATGCCAACGGCGTGGCCCCGACGGATCTCGATTTACTCGTGCCCCATCAGGCGAACTTGCGCATCAACCAAATGGTGGCCATGGAGTTGGGCTTGCGGGAAGAACAGGTGGTCAACAACATCGACCGGTACGGCAATACCACCGCCGCATCGATCCCGCTTGCGTTGTACGACGCCCTAGCAGACGAGCGATTGCAACCGGGTATGCTGGTTTGTTTTGCCGCCTTCGGTGCAGGATTCACCTGGGGGAGTGCCCTTGTGCGGTGGTAA
- a CDS encoding ketoacyl-ACP synthase III — MQARVLAWGHHLPPFVERVGTRRPIAEEPVGPSTLAARAAALAFERSGRTAQDVDFIVFATTTPDVTFPGSACYLQDQLGCGTVPCLDIRAQCAGFIFALDVAEKFLRTGQAQCALVAGGEVYSSGVDYEWQPEVARLFGDGAGVAVLGPAADGSGIEAIVTHSDGRHHRAFWCEYPASRQHPLRITREDFGLGKHLPRLNVDTVAEFGREHLPAVVKEALDRAGCSLSAVDHFVMAHVFPEVAEEAGRRLGLLEGNLTNPAADMGHLGAASLPLAVSRALQEGRLSSGARVCLAACGAGFAWGAALLRV; from the coding sequence ATGCAAGCGAGAGTGTTGGCCTGGGGCCACCATTTGCCGCCTTTTGTGGAGAGGGTGGGCACTCGCCGGCCGATTGCGGAAGAGCCGGTGGGGCCATCGACCCTGGCAGCACGCGCCGCGGCACTGGCCTTCGAGCGTAGTGGTCGCACTGCCCAAGATGTGGATTTCATCGTATTCGCGACTACCACTCCAGATGTCACCTTTCCGGGCTCGGCTTGCTACCTGCAGGATCAACTTGGCTGTGGCACCGTGCCGTGCCTCGACATCCGCGCCCAGTGTGCGGGCTTTATCTTTGCCCTGGATGTGGCGGAGAAGTTCCTCCGAACGGGGCAGGCCCAGTGCGCTTTGGTTGCTGGGGGAGAAGTGTACTCCTCTGGGGTGGATTACGAGTGGCAGCCGGAGGTTGCCCGGCTGTTCGGAGATGGTGCGGGAGTCGCGGTTTTAGGGCCGGCGGCCGATGGGAGCGGAATCGAGGCGATAGTGACCCATTCCGACGGGCGTCATCATCGTGCGTTTTGGTGCGAGTACCCGGCAAGCCGACAGCATCCTTTGCGGATCACCCGCGAGGACTTCGGTTTGGGAAAGCACTTGCCGCGGCTGAACGTCGACACGGTTGCCGAGTTCGGACGGGAGCACTTGCCTGCCGTCGTCAAGGAAGCATTGGATCGGGCCGGCTGTTCGTTGTCGGCAGTTGACCACTTCGTAATGGCGCACGTTTTCCCCGAAGTGGCCGAGGAAGCCGGGCGTCGCTTGGGCCTCTTGGAAGGCAACCTCACGAACCCGGCGGCCGATATGGGGCACCTCGGCGCGGCTAGTTTGCCATTGGCCGTGAGCCGCGCTCTTCAAGAGGGGCGTCTTTCTAGCGGAGCGAGGGTGTGCCTGGCCGCGTGCGGTGCTGGGTTCGCGTGGGGTGCCGCGTTGCTACGTGTGTAA
- the rimI gene encoding ribosomal protein S18-alanine N-acetyltransferase → MNTGTDVRLEPMREEDLDAVMEIERRSFAEPWSVGLFRHELRLPFSKCLVARDERSALVGYVCWWMVGDEVHLLNLAVHPDRRRRGIGRLLLEVVLDAARRADARLVTLEVRHDNQAAQALYSAHGFVQTGLRRNYYAPGRHAVLMTRYFPQSKKQAATGAPRQT, encoded by the coding sequence ATGAACACCGGGACGGATGTGCGCCTTGAGCCCATGCGAGAAGAGGACCTCGATGCGGTCATGGAGATCGAGCGTCGCTCGTTCGCCGAGCCGTGGTCGGTGGGGCTGTTTCGGCACGAATTGCGGTTGCCGTTTTCGAAATGTTTGGTGGCGCGGGACGAACGGAGCGCGCTCGTTGGTTACGTGTGCTGGTGGATGGTCGGCGACGAGGTCCACTTGCTGAATCTCGCTGTTCATCCGGACCGGCGCCGGCGGGGGATCGGTCGTTTATTGCTCGAGGTCGTCCTCGATGCTGCCCGTCGTGCCGATGCCCGGTTGGTGACTTTGGAAGTGCGGCACGACAACCAGGCAGCCCAAGCGCTGTACTCCGCTCACGGCTTCGTGCAAACGGGGCTGCGGCGCAACTACTACGCTCCGGGTCGGCACGCCGTGTTGATGACGCGATACTTTCCACAGTCGAAAAAACAAGCGGCTACTGGCGCACCGCGGCAAACTTGA
- a CDS encoding outer membrane protein assembly factor BamE — MLLRSSAVSGVVIGFVFFLSVGGCVYRREEPVGEHELTLGRVQKEIHVGLSQADVAERLGSPNIVTRDATGQETWIYDKMAAEASYSRSGVFGTVLLVTVGGASGSVRTSQRTLTVVIKFDDSGRVESFSYHASRF; from the coding sequence GTGTTGTTGCGAAGTTCGGCCGTGTCCGGGGTTGTGATAGGGTTCGTGTTTTTCCTCAGTGTGGGCGGCTGTGTTTATCGCCGGGAAGAGCCGGTTGGTGAGCATGAGTTGACCCTCGGCAGGGTGCAGAAGGAGATCCACGTGGGCTTGTCGCAAGCCGATGTGGCCGAGCGATTGGGTTCGCCGAACATCGTGACGCGCGATGCGACTGGGCAAGAAACTTGGATCTACGACAAGATGGCCGCGGAGGCCTCGTATTCGAGAAGCGGCGTCTTCGGAACCGTGTTGCTGGTAACTGTAGGTGGGGCTTCCGGAAGCGTGCGCACGTCGCAAAGAACGCTGACCGTAGTCATCAAGTTCGACGATTCGGGGCGAGTCGAGTCGTTTTCGTACCATGCGAGCAGGTTTTGA
- a CDS encoding sugar ABC transporter ATP-binding protein: MPIAARPPDTIAELHNVSVRFGDTRAVDAVSLTLRSAEVHALLGENGAGKSTLLKVFAGLVRPNTGAVRARQGIRVAFVPQELEMPWTLTVADWLFLGHEMKTRWHSLDRDRQRASASEWLRRFRLTLSADAPLATLSAPQLKWVQILRAASMKPDLLLLDEPTATLSLADTAVLFEYLTTMRASGAAVVFVTHRLAEIQSLADWVTVMRDGQVVASGPQPSFPPDHLLKLMAGSGKVQPSLPSPPQGTLCLQVAELSSGQVHGVSFTLQEGEIVGLAGLSGSGRSTLLEALAGLRPFTATRFFRVEPSAFVPEDRLRKGLLPSLSLRENVFVPAPHSWLHHRRERELLRPWLDRLRIRSAGPDAPLSSLSGGNQQKVLLARALRRQPRLLLLDEPTTGVDVATKADIYALLQSLAREGCGVLWASSDAQELLEHSHRVLALYRGRLIADRLSSSLNEAELVALITGASGGSRVLLP, encoded by the coding sequence GTGCCCATCGCCGCTCGACCGCCGGACACCATTGCCGAACTGCATAACGTCTCCGTGCGCTTCGGCGACACGCGAGCAGTCGACGCTGTGAGCCTCACGCTACGCAGCGCGGAAGTCCACGCCTTGCTCGGCGAGAACGGCGCGGGGAAATCCACCCTTCTCAAGGTGTTCGCGGGTCTCGTGAGGCCGAACACCGGCGCGGTGCGTGCGCGCCAGGGCATCCGCGTGGCCTTCGTGCCCCAGGAGTTGGAGATGCCCTGGACGCTCACCGTCGCCGATTGGCTTTTTCTCGGACACGAGATGAAGACTCGCTGGCATTCTCTCGATCGCGACCGGCAACGGGCCTCTGCCTCGGAGTGGCTCCGCCGCTTTCGCCTTACCCTTAGCGCCGACGCCCCGCTCGCCACCCTATCTGCTCCTCAACTCAAATGGGTGCAAATCCTCCGTGCTGCCAGCATGAAGCCGGATCTCCTGCTTCTCGACGAGCCCACCGCCACGCTTTCCCTGGCCGACACCGCTGTGCTGTTCGAGTATCTTACCACGATGCGTGCCTCAGGGGCGGCAGTGGTGTTCGTCACCCATCGGCTGGCCGAAATTCAATCTCTCGCCGACTGGGTCACCGTGATGCGCGACGGCCAAGTTGTCGCCAGCGGACCCCAGCCCTCGTTCCCACCCGACCACCTCCTAAAACTGATGGCAGGCAGCGGCAAAGTGCAGCCAAGTTTGCCGAGCCCTCCGCAGGGAACGCTCTGTTTGCAGGTAGCTGAGTTGAGCAGCGGACAGGTCCATGGAGTTTCCTTTACTCTGCAAGAGGGCGAAATTGTCGGGCTGGCCGGCCTTTCGGGCTCGGGGCGCTCCACGCTCCTCGAAGCGCTGGCTGGCTTACGCCCGTTTACGGCAACGAGGTTTTTCCGCGTAGAACCCAGTGCATTTGTTCCCGAAGATCGGCTGCGCAAAGGGCTCTTGCCCTCTCTATCGCTGCGCGAGAATGTGTTCGTGCCCGCGCCACATTCCTGGTTGCACCACCGCCGTGAGCGAGAGCTCTTGCGCCCGTGGCTCGACCGCCTGCGCATTCGCAGCGCGGGGCCAGATGCCCCGCTATCGTCGCTTTCCGGCGGCAACCAACAAAAAGTGCTGCTGGCGCGTGCTCTGCGACGACAGCCTCGGTTGTTGCTGCTGGACGAACCAACCACGGGAGTCGACGTGGCGACTAAAGCGGACATTTATGCGCTGCTGCAAAGCCTCGCCCGAGAAGGTTGCGGCGTTCTGTGGGCGTCCAGCGACGCGCAGGAACTGTTGGAACACAGCCATCGCGTGCTTGCGCTGTATCGAGGCCGGCTGATCGCCGACCGCCTCAGCTCTTCGCTCAATGAAGCAGAGTTAGTTGCGCTCATCACCGGAGCGAGCGGAGGGAGCCGGGTACTTCTGCCATGA
- the argS gene encoding arginine--tRNA ligase: protein MKKPVESVLERALQRARREGLLQSEPPPLVLEVPKDPALGDLATPVALSLARSERSAPRAVAEKIVGCLEDPEGLFSAVEIAGPGYINFRLSAAFWARCLAEIESPGFGPTAFGKGQSVLVEFVSANPTGPLTVGHGRNAVLGDAIARLFEATGHSVVREYYFNNAGRQMKLLGESVKARYLELLGDSVTFPEEGYQGEYIREIAAGLLQEHGDRLRSEPATGVFKDAAEKAIFADIERTLNRLGIRFDSYFNEDSLYKDGSIKQTLADLRRLGLAFERDGAVWLNGAAVGLDQDRVLVKSTGEPAYRLPDIAYHRHKFARGFDLLVNVLGADHIAEHEDVRAALKALGYDVGRLRVILYQFVTLTRGGEQVKMSTRRAEYVTLDELIDEVGADAVRFFFLTRKADSHLEFDLDLAKKQSTDNPVFYVQYAHARVCSLMKQAAAQGVSRPAASAAALQTLTAPEEVAVTKLLASYADVVEEAARVCEPHRVVFYLIDLAGEFHRFYNRHRVLTENPEQSGARLYLAWAVGKVVRHGLELLGVRAPEEM from the coding sequence ATGAAGAAGCCGGTTGAATCAGTCCTGGAGCGAGCTTTGCAGCGCGCTCGTCGTGAAGGCTTACTGCAGAGCGAACCTCCGCCGTTGGTGTTGGAAGTTCCGAAAGATCCCGCTTTGGGCGACTTGGCAACTCCGGTGGCACTGAGCTTGGCGCGGTCAGAGCGTTCCGCCCCGCGTGCCGTGGCGGAAAAGATCGTGGGCTGCCTCGAGGACCCCGAAGGACTGTTCTCAGCGGTGGAAATTGCCGGCCCAGGTTACATCAACTTTCGGTTGTCCGCAGCGTTTTGGGCTCGTTGCCTGGCTGAGATTGAGTCGCCGGGATTCGGGCCGACCGCGTTTGGCAAGGGGCAATCCGTGTTGGTGGAGTTCGTCTCCGCAAATCCGACTGGGCCGTTGACCGTCGGGCACGGACGCAACGCTGTGCTCGGGGATGCGATTGCTCGCTTGTTCGAAGCCACAGGCCACAGTGTCGTCCGGGAGTACTACTTCAACAACGCCGGCCGGCAAATGAAACTCTTGGGCGAGTCGGTCAAGGCGCGGTACTTGGAGCTGTTGGGAGACTCGGTCACCTTTCCAGAAGAGGGGTATCAAGGCGAGTATATTCGCGAGATTGCTGCCGGTTTGTTGCAGGAACACGGCGACCGCTTGCGCAGTGAGCCTGCCACGGGAGTGTTCAAAGACGCGGCCGAAAAAGCCATTTTTGCCGATATCGAGCGCACCTTGAACCGGCTCGGCATTCGCTTCGACTCGTACTTCAACGAGGACTCGCTGTACAAAGACGGCAGCATTAAGCAAACGCTTGCCGATCTTCGACGCCTCGGGCTGGCTTTTGAGCGCGATGGGGCCGTGTGGCTGAACGGCGCGGCGGTTGGGCTCGACCAAGATCGTGTCTTGGTAAAGTCCACTGGCGAGCCAGCCTACCGGCTGCCGGACATCGCGTACCACCGCCACAAGTTTGCAAGAGGTTTCGATTTATTGGTCAACGTCCTTGGTGCCGACCATATTGCGGAGCACGAAGATGTACGCGCGGCGCTGAAAGCGTTGGGCTACGACGTCGGTCGATTGCGTGTCATCCTGTACCAGTTCGTGACCCTGACGCGCGGCGGGGAGCAGGTAAAAATGTCTACGCGTCGCGCCGAGTATGTCACGCTGGATGAGCTCATTGACGAGGTCGGTGCAGATGCGGTCCGGTTCTTCTTCCTCACTCGCAAGGCCGATAGCCACTTGGAGTTCGATCTCGACCTGGCAAAAAAGCAGTCGACCGATAACCCGGTTTTTTACGTCCAGTACGCGCACGCGCGGGTGTGCAGCTTGATGAAACAAGCAGCCGCCCAGGGAGTGTCGCGGCCCGCCGCAAGCGCGGCAGCCTTGCAGACGCTGACTGCGCCGGAAGAAGTCGCGGTGACGAAGTTGCTTGCGTCGTACGCAGACGTTGTAGAGGAAGCCGCGCGAGTCTGCGAACCTCACCGCGTGGTGTTTTACCTGATCGATCTCGCTGGCGAGTTTCACCGGTTTTACAACCGCCACCGTGTGCTGACGGAAAACCCGGAACAGTCGGGGGCACGCTTGTATTTGGCCTGGGCGGTAGGAAAAGTCGTGCGTCACGGACTCGAACTCCTCGGGGTGCGTGCCCCGGAGGAAATGTGA
- a CDS encoding ABC transporter permease: protein MKSWRRLGQFGLIPGWSAAALLVLEVLLFTWLLAPSDGRPHPFANAENFALVLKYSAVFSLGAIAAALIIGSGGIDLAPGAVMALASVVAGHLLAEARWWWVTAAFASLAVGTVLGVLAAGLIAALRLPPFVATLGIMGVARGSAFLLTEGRFYDLSAHLPPNFAPLGVPLSWWPATLILLCTVVFHLLLTRTALGRHILAVGSNPVAAHYAGIRVARVQTFVYTCGGFLAALAGVLLAFVQGQGKADLAMGYELDMIAAAVIGGASLSGGRASVVGAVFGALIFGVLRNALTQFPGGTFADRLILGIAVLVVVVLDRLATRQSIREGRAL from the coding sequence ATGAAGAGTTGGAGACGCCTCGGGCAATTTGGGCTCATTCCGGGCTGGAGTGCGGCTGCGCTCCTTGTTTTAGAAGTTCTCCTCTTCACCTGGCTTTTAGCCCCGAGCGATGGTCGCCCTCACCCATTTGCCAACGCGGAGAACTTCGCCCTCGTGCTCAAATATTCTGCAGTGTTCAGCCTCGGCGCCATCGCCGCCGCGCTGATCATCGGCTCCGGCGGAATCGACCTTGCACCCGGGGCAGTCATGGCCTTGGCTTCCGTGGTCGCTGGCCATCTGCTTGCCGAAGCCCGTTGGTGGTGGGTCACAGCAGCGTTCGCCAGCCTTGCTGTCGGCACGGTGCTGGGAGTGCTCGCCGCCGGCCTGATTGCTGCACTGCGCCTGCCGCCTTTTGTTGCCACTTTGGGAATTATGGGAGTCGCCCGCGGCAGCGCGTTTTTGCTCACCGAAGGTCGCTTTTACGATCTCTCCGCGCATCTCCCACCGAACTTTGCTCCGCTCGGCGTGCCGCTCAGTTGGTGGCCAGCAACGCTGATCCTGTTGTGCACTGTGGTTTTCCACCTACTTCTCACCCGCACGGCCCTCGGCCGCCACATCCTGGCGGTGGGCAGCAATCCGGTGGCCGCGCATTATGCGGGGATACGCGTCGCCCGCGTGCAAACCTTCGTGTACACCTGCGGAGGTTTTCTTGCCGCCCTTGCCGGCGTGCTCCTCGCGTTCGTGCAAGGCCAAGGGAAAGCGGATCTCGCCATGGGCTATGAGCTCGATATGATTGCTGCTGCTGTGATCGGCGGCGCTTCGTTGAGCGGCGGACGTGCCTCCGTTGTCGGCGCGGTGTTCGGCGCGCTTATCTTCGGGGTGCTGCGCAACGCGCTGACGCAGTTCCCGGGCGGCACGTTTGCCGACCGCTTGATTCTCGGCATCGCGGTCCTCGTCGTCGTTGTGCTCGATCGGCTTGCTACCCGGCAATCCATACGAGAAGGAAGGGCTCTATGA